The DNA segment CCACCATCGGCCCGTGCGTGTTCGCATCCGGGTGCGTCAGGCAACGGATTTGAAACGTGCCCGGTTTGTTGGCCACGAGCTTGACAATTTCCGTTTTGCCCCGTTCCGCCGACCAACGCCGCCAAACCGGCCGTCATCCACAGACGGTTCCGGGCGCTCCATTGCACTTTGCCCATAAAAAATTCCCCCCTAGATCATGGCTGTTGGGACGACCACTCCACTACCATGTCTATGGGGGAAAAGCCCCGCTCATTCTACCTTCAGGATTTCGAACGTCATTTCGCCGCTCGGCGCCGGCACCACCACTTTTTCGCCTTTTTGTCTGCCCAAGAGGCTTTTGCCGATCGGCGATTCGTTGGAGATCCGGCCTTCCAGCGGGTCGGATTCGGCAGGACCGACGATCGTGTACACTTCCTCCTCCCCGTCCGGAACTTCCCGGATCGTCACGGTGGAACCGATCGTCACCACCCCGCTCACCTTGTCTTCATCGCGGATCAACACCGCGTTGCGCAGCTGATTTTCGAGCATCAGAATCCGCGATTCGACCATTCCCTGTTCGTCTTTCGCCGCTTCATACTCGCTGTTTTCACTCAGATCCCCGTAGGACCGGGCGATTTTTAAACGCTCCTTGACCTCGGCGCGCTTTGTCGTTTTCAGGTATTCGAGTTCTTCCTCCAGTTTGCGAAGTCCTTCCTGTGTGACATAGAATTTGTTGTCACTCACTCCAGATGTACCCCCCTATCTCTCCGGCCCCCATATTGTACCAACAAATGTTGTCAATGCAAAGAGGGTTCTTGCAAAGGATCACGGTATTCCTGTTTGGTGATCACGAACGACTGCCCATTCCACATCTCGTGAATCTCCCAGTACGGCATCGTGCTGCCGGGCCGCGTCGGGATCGCGTCTTTGCGGTACGTTACCAGTTCCCACCCTTTGTCGGTTTTCTCCACGCGATCATACGCGGCTTGCGAATGCCACACGGGAACCAGGCCCATTTCCGTGACGGTGAACATCGTACCATATTGGTAGCGGCCCGCACAGTTGCATGTCTCGACCACCAGAAATTCTGGCCGTTTGTCGGCGACAATGTTCTCGAAAATACTGCCGTTCGGCATCCATTCCAGAAACACGTTGGAGGCTGTATCGGATATAGTACGCAGTTTCGTCAACTTCCATGTATGCGCTCCGTTTGCAGCTGTTTCCCTCACGGCTTCATACAGGTCGCCGTAGCCGACCGGCCTGCCCGCAGCCAGGATCTGGGCCGCCACAATCCAGCGATTCGGCTGCAGCACGCCGACAAACCCGATTTTCGCCCGGCCTTCGTTCCATCCGGCCACCTTCTGCTGCAAAGCGGCCAGCGATTCGGATGCTGCGGTCACGTTGACCTGTCCGCCGTCCATGCGATAGGGCACGGCGAGCAAGTCGAACAGTTGCCGATTGGGAAGCAGCAGCCCGTCTGGTACGGCAACCGGCGCATGTGACAAAATCAGCCACCTGCCGTCGAGCAGCGCCGCCCTCCGCCCCGGCTGCACTTCCAACTGATGGCAGCCGTAGCGGATCACCCGCTCCTCGCCCCGCTCGTTCACCGAAATCGGCAGAATGCCCTGCAGCGCATACACGTCAACCAATCTATCGTCTCCCGCTGTGCGGGAAGCGTAAGGCAATTGCACCGGAATCCCATCGATCTTCAGTGCCGAATGGCTGGTCTCCGCATACGCCAAACCGGACGCCAACCACCCGAAAACAGCCAGGAACAAGACCATCGCCCGCAATATCATAAACCTTCCCCCTTTCTTCTCTAGGATGAAAAGAAGCAGGGAATTTTATGAATTGCGGCGGCGGGAGGGCAAGCCGTTCCCTACAGGTCTTCTTTCCGCAGCAAATTGAGTTCTTCCAGTTGAAACACGGCCGCCTTCGCGAGCCGGGCGTTTTGTTTGCGAATGCTCTTTTCGATGCAGTTTCTGACAAATCGGGCGTTGGAAAAATTATACTTCTGCTTCTCACGAAAACACAGGCTCATCAACGCTTTCTGGTATGCCGACGATACCTTATAATCGTACTCTTTGGCAATATAGGTGGCAATCGACAGCAGTTCGTCCAGGCTGTAATCTGGAAAATGCAGTTGATAGGGAATTCGTGACGCCAGTCCGGGGTTGCTGCTGAGAAACTTCAGCATCGGCTCCCGGTAACCGGCGAAGATCACAATGATCTCGTTCCGATGATCCTCCATGTACTTGAGCAGCGTTTCCACCGCTTCCATGCCAAAATCGTTCGGATTATCCCGCACCAGCGAATACGCCTCGTCGATAAACAGGATCCCGCCCCTTGCCTCCTGCAACACGGCCATCGTGTCTTTCGCCGTGTGGCCGACATAGTTCCCCACCAGATTGACGCGGCTGACTTCCCGGAACTTCTCTTCTTTCAAAATCCCGATCCGGTGAAACAACTTCGCCAAGAGCCGGGCGACGGTCGTTTTGCCGGTTCCCGGATTGCCGAGAAACGCCATGTGCATGCTCATCGACGGCGTCTTGTAGCCCTGCTTCTTGCGAAACTGCTGAACGGCCGTATAATGGGCCAACTCGTGGATCGTCGATTTGATCGGTTCCAACCCGATCAATTGATCCAGTTCCCGCAACGCGTCCTCGTATTGCCGGTCCGGTAAAGCGGTCCATTCCGGATCGCCCGCCGCCGAAGCGGCAGCAGCCGGGGCGGATGCGACCGGTTTTGCGAGCGGCGGATCGAGAATCACTTTTTTTCCGGCTGCTTTCGCGTATGTGAACGTGAGCGTATTTTGACTCATACAGTCCCCCCAACGCACACTCCCACCGAAGCGGCGCAACCCGCAAAAGCACGGGAACCCGCACTTTGGGTGAGGTCAAACAGGATGGTGAACGCAAAACGGTGTCAGATCCACCGCAATCGTGCGCCTGTTACCTATCCTATGTAGCGATCCGGGAGGCAAGTACTCGAATAGCCTTTGACGAGGCCGCCGTCCAGCGCCACCCTCCTTTTGCAACATTCTGAAAGTAGCTCCAGTATACCAAAAGCGGCTACATCCGAAAAAGAGTCAATGGTCTTGTGCTGCTCGACATTTGTCACAAAATGTTCCGAAATGGGCCGTTCCAACGTCTATTCTACAACAACCGCATGCCGGCAAAAATCAGTTCGAACAAAGCCAGTTCCCCTGAATATCGATTTGTGATAGGATAAGAGAGGTAGAAAGGGAGGTTGAAACCGGACATGAATCAAAGTCTCAGAGGTATGCTCGTAGCAGCGGTTCCCGCCACACTTGGAATCCTGTTCGGAATCGGCGTCATTGTGTACGGTCTCGATCATGGCCATAAATCGGAAGAAGCGGCTGCACAAGCGGGCGGAGACAAGAAACAGCAACAAGCGGCCGGGACGCAGCAAACTTCCGGTCAATCGAGCCAGGCATCCGGGCAATCCGCCAGCGGAGATGCGGAGATCAAGAAACTGGTAGAAACAAACTGTGCCGCTTGCCACGGTGCTGACCTGAAAGGCGCTTTCGGTCCATCGCTGGTCGAAGCGGCCAAGAAATACGACGAGAAACAAATCGTCGAAATCCTGAAAAGCGGAAAAGGCTCGATGCCCGCCGGGCGAGCGGCAGGCAAAGAGGAAGCGGTCGCAAAATACATCAAATCTCTCGCAAAATAATTCGAAACACCCCGAACCGGGGTGTTTTTTACACTCAGTCGAGCTGCAGCGATTTTCGCAGGGACGCGGTCACATCCTGTTCGTTCGTCAGCAAAAAGCGAACGGTCTCCCGCTCGTCGATCTGCAAACTCACCTGCACGCGGTCGTTGTCCGGATGAAACAGCACGGTCAATTCCTGAACTCCTCTGTTCCGGCCTTTGCCGGCGACAAAATCAAACTCCTGCACCCGGCCGTTCCAGAACCGCGAATCGAGCTTTTCCTGAAATCCCAGTTCGGACAGTGCTTGCATCAGCCGCGCCTGTTCCCGGTTCGGCTGGATGATGATCGCTTCCAATCCGGCATATTCGTCGCACCGTTCGTTCATCGCAGCATCCCGAAAAATCTGGGGCCGCAAGTAATACCGGATGGCGTGCGTCGACACCGGGAGCCATTTCGGCAAGCGGTAGGCAAACGGAAACTCGACGATCAGCGTATCCTCAAACATTAGCGGTGGATGCGTTTGAAACTCGTCGATTTTTTGTTCGATCACTTCGTCCTTCAGTTGGGCCCGCATCACAAAATCAACGTCAATGGCTTTGTCGGTCCGCTCCACCATCTCCCGCCAAAACTGAAAGCTGCCTGTCAGCGTTTCGCCGGCCGGAATCATATTGCGGTGGAGCTTTAGAATCGTCTCAGGTCGGTCGCACCCAAGCTCAGCCATAGAGTTGTTTAGCACCCCGATTCCTCCATTCACGAATTCCCTTACGAACAGTATACACCAAGATGCCGTTTTAGGCACGGAAGAAAAAGGGAAACTTATCCACCCGGTACGCTCCGGGCCGATTCGAAAGCGGATTGAATCCGCTCATTTGGCAAGCCGCTCGTCGACTTTTTCGCTATCCCTGAACTTTTCTACATTATTTTCCGGCAAGCGCTTTTCCGATCGGTTCGAACACGATTTGCAGCGGCACCGTCGGTTTCGGAACATCGACGCCGGCGATCAGCAGGGAACCGATGATCGCCGCCAGTCCCCACAGCCCGCCGCAAACGATCACCTCTTTTTGCAACCCTTTGGCCAACAACGATCGAATCTGGAAGTACGCGGCAACCGCCAGCAACAGCAAAAAACCGATGATTTGAATCTTCACTGCTTTTTCACCTCTTTTTCCTGCAGATGCAGGGGCGCTCCCGACATGCCGGTTCGTATAACGGAGAAGTCTGCCAGGATCTCCACTTCCGTTTCCGGGAATCGTTGCTTCCATTGTTCCTTCAGCGATTTCCACGTTTTTGGATGCGTCCGTTGCACCTGCTCACCGAAACCGAAAATGTCCGCCTGATAGTCCTGCTGAGCCTTGGCGATCGCCCGCCGAACCCGTTGTTCAATCGATTTTTTCAGGGCTTTCTCGGCAATCTTGACATTTTGCGGCTCACTCAAATCCAGGTTCGTGTCATTTTCGTGGATCACACCTTCCCCCTCTACCCGCAGCCTGATTTTGACCCGGTTGCCGTTGATCTCCGGTTTGATCTCGCGTTCTGCCTTTGTCAGATCGACACTGACGTTGCCGCCGCCTTCCGGAACATAGGCTGTGATCACCCCTCGTTGCAGTTTTCCCGTCACCCACATCCATCCCCGTGTCTCCTCGTCATTCAGATAGCCTGCCAGTTTAAAATCCTTGAATATGGCCATTCCCCACAAACGAATCGTTTGCCGCTCCTGCCGGCCGCGCTCTTCCAGCTGTCCTTCCCCTGCCTGTCCACCGTTTCCGGCCGGTCCCTTTATATCCGGAACAGACACCGATTCCATTGCAGCCATCACCGGTTGAATCCCTTCTCCGCTGGCCATAATCAGAAAATCGCGAATGGTCACCTCTACGCCGACACCCGTTCGTTCCAGCTCGCGAACCGCTTCCGACGGGATGCGTTCAAAAGGATATTGCACCTGCAGCATTTCCTGCCCCTGCCGGCCTTTCGCCACCAGGATCTGGGTGCGCAGCCGGCTGGTCGGGTCGCGGCTGAATTGATCCAGCAGATCCCCGATTCCCCGCTTTGCCAAACGTTCTCCGATAAATATCACCCGGCGATGGCCCTTGTACAAACGGCGCGACAGCTTCTCCTGCACCTTCCGTTCCAGATCATGCACGTTGCGGCCGGTTGCCGATACGATAAAAACGCTCCTTTGCTGTCCGCCGCCCGCTTGCTCGCCGCTGGGTCCGATGCCGACGGCGTTGGGCAGCGCGATCTGAAACGTCCCCAGCACTTTGCCATCTTCCGTCAGGTCCAGCGCGGATCCCATAACAAACGCGAGGTCGTTGATCTCGGTGCGGTCCCAGCAGCCGGTCGTGGCCAACACAATCAGCAGCAACACGCAGCATACTGCCTGTCGAATCCGCTTCGGCACTTCCCATTCACCTCACTCCGTCCGCTTGCCCCGCTTCGGACCCGGTTTCTGGCCCCGCGGCACGCGCATCTGATTGTGGAACACCGTCATGCTCGGCCGCCGGTTCATCCTCCACCAGGGTGCCCGAACCCCAACGTCTTTCAGGTTGCGAACGGTGAGCGGCGCCACAGGCGCAAAATAGGGAACGCCAAATGAACGAAGGCTGGTGAGATGTATCAGAATGGCCAACACGCCGATTGTAACTCCATACAGGCCGAGCGTACCCGCCAGAAAGATCAACGGAAACCGCAGGATGCGAATCGCGATCGCAAAATTGTAGCGCGGCATCGTAAACGATGCGATGCCGGTAATCGACACGATGATCACCATCGGGGCGGAAACGATTCCCGCTTGCACGGCGGCCTGTCCGATCACCAACGCTCCGACGATGCTGATCGCCTGCCCCACCTGTCTTGGCAAACGAAGACCCGCTTCCCGCAACGCTTCAAACGTGATCTCCATAATCAGCGCTTCGACGAACGCCGGAAACGGACTTGGCTCCCGCGACGCGGCGATCGTCAGCAGCAGATTGGTCGGAAGCATCTCCTGGTGAAAGGTGGTGATCGCCACATAAAGAGAAGGAAACAGCATCGCCACAAACAGAAAAATGTAGCGAACCCACCGAATCGCGGCCGCAATCAGAAAACGTTCGTAATAATCCTCATTGGCGTTCAACGCCTCCCAGAAAAAGGTCGGGACAATCAGCACAAACGGCGTAGTGTCAACCAGAATCGCCACTTTCCCCTCCAATAAATTGGCCGCCACCACGTCCGGCCGCTCCGTGTGTAGTACTTGGGGGAACGGAGAAAACGGCAAATCCTCAATCAGTTCCTCAATATACCCCGATTCCAGCACGCCGTCGATGCGAATCCGCCCGACCCGCTTGCGGACTTCCCGAACGATCGAATCGGCTGCGATTCCTTCGATATACGCGATGATCACATCCGTTTTCGACAATTCCCCTAGCGACAGTGCTTCCAGTTTCAGACGGGCCGTCCGCAGCCTTCTGCGCAGCAGGCTGGTGTTGGTGCGAATATTTTCCGTGAAACCTTCACGCGGACCGCGGATCACCGATTCTGCCGGAGGCTCTTCGATCGACCGCTTCTCCCACGTTTTGATGCTGGCGATCAGCGCGCTGTTCTCCCCGTCCGCCAGGATCGCGATATCGCCTTTCAAAATGCTTTGTACCACATCGGACAACCTGTCGACGGTCTGCGTTTGGGCGACGGCCACCACCTGGTGTTCGAGGATTTTCCCCATCCGTTCGAGATGGCCCAGCCCCTGCGGCAGTCCTTCGAACATCATCGGTTTCAGAACCACCTCATCCAGGTGCTTCATGTCGACAAGGCCATCGACAAAAACCAGCAACGCTTTGATCTGTCCGTGAATGTGAAGCGGGCGGAACACGACGTCGGAGCAATTGTGAAAGACCTGTTTCAAAATCGTTTCGTTTTGCAATAAATCGCTTCGGATCGGTTCACCCTGCAAATCGGCAACCGGTACCTCCAACCATGTCTGGCCCACCGGTTTGTTCCGCCTGCGTTTGAAAAACTGGCTCATCTTCTGACCTCCGAATCAACACAAGGATGGTATGGATGTTTCATGCTTTTGTCCCCGCGGCTTTTCTTCCGTTTCACCGAGTCGATCAGCAGTAACAAACTGGGTATAAGGTTGAAGGTAAAAAGAGCCGCCCCCGGAAACGTGAGAGTCAGAAATTGTTTCATGTCGGCCGTATTGTCGCTCGTCCAGCGTTCTCCGATGATCAACAGCAAGGTCAATGGAATCACAACGGTTCGGTAATCGGACAATCGGAACAGTTGTTTCACACAAACGCAAAACACAAATAGAAAAGCGGCTTCCTTGAGAAAGATGCCCATCGTCCAGGCCGCGACGATGATCGGGTCGATCCGTTCGATAAATTCGGCAATGCTGATATACCGGATCACTTCAAAAAACGGGTAATTATGTTTGCTGGTGATATCCCCCAGCACCGTGATGGTTTGCAGATTGATGAATATCATAATCAACACCATGATGCCGATCGCCAGCAGGGAAACTTTGCGTCCATCGCTCCGCCGATCCAGATAGGGCAACAGAAATGCGAGTACGAACACCTCCCCCAGCCAGCCCGACGGTACAATGGCCGCTTTCAACACCGGTAACACCCCGTTTCCCAGGAAAGGCTGCAACCGGTCAAACTCCATATTCGGCAGTGACAAGACGAAGAAAGGGATCAAAAACAGAACAAAAAAGGGAACTAGAAACTGGCAGCAACGTCCGATTGACTCAATGCCCACATATACGGTGATGCCACACAACACCAGAAACACTCCCGCTTCCACGACCACGGGAGTTCGCGGCAATGCGACCGTTTCGATAAAATCCGTATGCTCCCGGGCGATGACGATCACAAACAGATAGTAAATGTACACCAGATACACATTCAACAGTTTGGCGGCCCAACCGCCGATGATTCTCGAACTGTATTCGATGATCGTCATGCCCGGATACCGCCTGCCCAACTCCGCCAATACCAATACGCTCCAAATCCCGGTGGCGGAGGCGGGGATCGCCGCCAGCCACGCGTCCTGTTTTGCTACCGCGCCCATCACTGCAGGCAGGGATAAAATGGCGGTGGCCATCACCAGGGGAATCAGGAGCATCCCCAATTGTCCGCTCGTGATTTTCTCCTCAACCCGCATCTCTGTTCCTCCGTTCCGTTGCCGTTGCTTTGTCGCCGCACTGAACCCTTCCAGCTTTCCGCAAACGCAAGTATATTTTTCCAACTGACATTCATTTCATGCAAATCAGCAATCACCGCACAAGAAAACACTCCGTTTCCCCATCTCTTCGGCAAAAAACACTGCGAATTAGCCAATGTGGTAACGGAGAAGCTACAGATAAGCAAAACGGGGAAGGATGAAGACGGATGAGCCAGGATTTGATCAATCGGACTTGTGAATCGTTGTCGCTTCCGCTGTACGCACTGATCCACGACTCGGTGATCCATGCGTTGAAAGCGTCTCGCGTATCCCGGCAGGTGGCGCTGGCCGTATTGCGCGAGATTCCAAAATTGCCGCTCAGCCGGAAAGAACAGGAAGAATTGAAAAGCGCCAAAGGCGGGATCGAATTGGAAGACAGTTTTGGCTCCGGTAATTTTTTTGTGGTGGATGCGGGGTCACAAGAGGCGTTTGTGTGCGCCGACAAAAAACATGCCAATTATCTGGATCATCTGTTGGAAAGCCGGTCGGATCAAGACTTTTTGCCGGATGATGCTGCACAAGGCGGCGACAGGAAAGCAGGGGGCGGCCAGGCGGCCGCTTTCCGCCGGCAGCAGGGGCAAGGGCAAGGACAGGCGCAAGGACAGCAAGTCACGACTGAAGATTTGCTGGCCAAACTGCAGATGGTCGAGCTGATGTTGCAGGGAACCCAACCAAAGAACAAGCGCCGCAATATCCGGATCGGCCAGAGAAACCAGCAGACCGGGAAGAACCTGCTGCAGCAGATCGCTTTGCTGGAAGTGCTGCGCGGGACTGATCCGAGCGAACTGCTAAACCGCTTGCAGATGCTGCAATTGGCAGAACAACTCACAGCATCGGACAAAGACCGGCAGGGCGGGCGAACGGGACAGCAGGCGCAGCAACAGCAAGACCAAAAACAGCATGGCGAAGATCAGCAACAGGACGCCCAGACTCAATCCCAGGGGGCATCACAGCAGCAAGGCAACGATCTGCTGGAGACGCTTCGCGAATTGCAGCTGGTGAAAGCGTTGCAGCAGCTTTAGTCCTTTTTCGACCGGTAATACGGCAGCTTGGTGAACTTTTGTTTGCGAAAAAACAGCACATAAGCCAGGATCATGACTCCCGCGCCAATTCCGGCATACAGCAACCATTTCATTCGGAGATCCCTCTTTTCGCAAGATCGGTGTCCAACACGTGAACTGACACCACTAGCATTTCTGGATTTGTGAAACGCCATTCAAAATACCACACAAAAACAGCCGCTTCCGCCACGGCAGCATCTTGCCGGCCGATCGGCGAGCGGCTGTTTTTGTTCTGGTTAAACCCGTTTGGCAAGAATCATCGCTTCGTACAATTCTCCGAGCGTGGTCACCCCTTTTTGCCGGATCTCCTGCAGCAGAATGCTCCACAGTTGGGCGGTCAGCTTCGCATCGCCGATGGCCGTGTGCCGGCCCGCAACCGGAATCCGGCAGGCAGCCAGCAGATCATCCAGGCTGTACTGGTTGAGTCTTGGCCATACCCATTTTGCCACATCATGGGTATCGAGCACGCGGTGCGTCAAATGGGTGCGCGACGTTCGCCACAGGGCGGCGTTTAAAAACCGCACATCATGGCCCGCATGATGCATGACCAGTACGGCATCTCCCGCGAATTCGAAAAATCGCTGCAGTACATCCGCCACCTTCGGCGCGGCCGCCACATCCGGATCGCGGATGCCAGTCAGTTTGCTGACGACCGGCGGGATCGGTCTGGCCGGCTCCGGACGGATCAGAGATTCGAAAGCGGCGTCCGGCATGATCCGCTCTCCGATCATTTCCACCGCACCGATCGCAATCAGTACATCTGTATTCGGATTGAAACCGGTTGTCTCCGTATCGACCACCACAAACCGCGTGTTGGCAAGCGGCGCCACCCAGCCGGCTTCGTTTTTTGTGTTGGATTCCTTAAGCAGATGGCGGATCAACGCTTCCTTCCGCAGATCCGAGTCTCCGGCCATCGACAGCGGCAGAACGTTCGCGTTTTTCGAACGGAAAAAACGGCGCAGCATGCCAAGCAGATTCTGTTCCATCGGCGTTCGCTCACTTCGGCTTGCGGAACCGCCTGGCGGTCCGTTTTTGCAGGTGTCTGGCCGTTCGCATCGCTTCTTTCAAAGCGGCCGCTTCCGTGTCCGACAGCCTATCCGGGCACACATAATTGCCCCAGATCCGGTGATGGATAAACAGCCGCAACGCGCCGGCCACACGAGACGCCCATTGCTCCTCCCAAATCGCCAGATCACGCAAGGCCGCAATCCGCTCCAAAGTGGATGTCGCATGGACACCGTGCGCCAGCGACCAGAGCCGGGCAGCATTCACGATCTGCAAATAGCCGCCTTCCTTGATGTTGAGTTCTCCCATATGATCGCCCCACTTTTCAGTTCGAAAACGGTCGCGCCAGTCGAGCGCCACCGGCTGCTGCCAACCGTGTTGGGCCGTTTGCCAATGGACGAAGGCGAGTTCCCTCACCTGCCCGGAAAACCATTCACGAAGCTCGGCAGCCAACCGGAAATCGCCGCAGATCGGGCGCATATCGGCCGCCATCGCCAAAAAACGGGCATTGTTCCCATCGGGATAACCGGCATACGATCCGATCGCCTGCCGCCATTCCCGCAACGATCCGTTCCAGCGGGGATTTGTCGCCATCACAAAACCGGGACAATAAGGGTAGCCGACCGCAGCCAACCGGCTGACCACCCACTCGGCCAACATTTGAAAAAATGCCCTCGTCTCCCCCCGCGTATCGGAAGGTTCCTCCAGATACAACAGAGCATTATCCTGATCCGGCGCCAGCGTCTGCTCCCGGCGCCCGCCGCTGCCCAGCAAAAGCCAGCAAAACGGGGTGGGCGGGGCCCCTCGGCCGGCGCTCTCCAAATCGGCCAGCGTCAATTCGATCGTGCGTTTGATCAACTGGTCGTGCCACTGATTGATGAAGGAGAGAATTTCGCAAGCATCGAAGCCGGATCTTTGCCAATCGCGGGCCACATCCGGCATCCGGTCATGCAGCACCCGCAACGCGCGAATCTCGTTCGCACTCTCCACCTGGCTGATGATCTGCCTCAACATGGATTGCCCGGCTGCCTGCATTCCATTACTCCTTTCCCGACGATTCCAATTGAACAGATAAAACGTTGTCGATCTTTGAAATCGTTTCCACCACTTCTTGCAGATGAGAATCGACAACAGGAGGAGCGGAAAATTCGATCGTTGTACTCACGACATCCTCATCCGCGTGCATCGAAACATCGGTGATATTGAGCCCTTTTTGTCCCAGAATCGCGGCGATTTCGGCCAGCAGCGCCGGCCGATCGACCGACACGTAGGTCAACTGTTTCCGCTGCGGTTTATGGATCCGCTTTTGTAAGCGCGGAATTCCAACCATACACAAGATCACAAGCGCGACCGTGACAGTTGCGACAAAATATTGCCCGCTGCCGACCGCAAATCCGACAATCATCGCCAACAGCAGCATGGCGGCGGTCGAGTAGCCGCTGATCGCAAACCGGTCGCTGCGCAGCACGATCCCAGCCGCCAGAAATCCGCCGATTCCGCCGCCCACCTGGGCGGCCAGGCGAGCCGGATCAAAACGGGCATTCGGATGGTTGGTAAAGTCGGCAAACGAATAGGTGGAGAGCCACATCAACAGGCAGCCGGACACGGATACGAGAATATGCGTTTTCAAACCGGCCGATTTGTTTTTTCTCTCCCGTTCCCAGCCCAACAGTCCGCCAAGCAGGATGCTGAGCGAGATGCGCAGCAGAAAAACCAAATGGAGATCGGATGCTGCAGCCACTGCTAGTCACTCCCCATAAGCAGGCTTTTCCGGAACGGCAAGAGAACGGGACCCCTGAAGCCCCGCCCCCGCCCACACCCGCTTCCATTTCGACTAAGCGAACGGTTTTCAGATTGACGGGGCCCCGCAATCCCCCTGGACCGTTTGCATCAGTTGAAAGCCGCTTCCGTAGACGTTTTGGCATAGTGGCCGCCGTTTGGCAACTGTTCCGGATAGCCGGATGCGCCGTGTTCGCTGATGTCCAGTCCGATGATCTCCTCTTCGCGGCTGATCCGCAGACCCACCGTGACTTTGATCAGGTACATGATGACAAACGATGCCACGAACACATAGGCGAATGAGGCAGCAACACCCAAGAACTGTACCCACAGTTGATGCAAACCGCCGCCGTAGAACAAACCCGGCTGACCGACACCAACCTTTTCAACGAGGTCAGGAGCAGCAAAGAACCCTGTCGAAAGTGTTCCCCAGATCCCGGCGACGCCGTGAACCGAGAAAGCCCCAACCGGATCGTCGATCTTCAGCACGCGTTCGAAGAAGAGAACCGAGAATACCATCACAATCCCTGCGATTGCACCGA comes from the Effusibacillus pohliae DSM 22757 genome and includes:
- a CDS encoding AAA family ATPase, whose protein sequence is MSQNTLTFTYAKAAGKKVILDPPLAKPVASAPAAAASAAGDPEWTALPDRQYEDALRELDQLIGLEPIKSTIHELAHYTAVQQFRKKQGYKTPSMSMHMAFLGNPGTGKTTVARLLAKLFHRIGILKEEKFREVSRVNLVGNYVGHTAKDTMAVLQEARGGILFIDEAYSLVRDNPNDFGMEAVETLLKYMEDHRNEIIVIFAGYREPMLKFLSSNPGLASRIPYQLHFPDYSLDELLSIATYIAKEYDYKVSSAYQKALMSLCFREKQKYNFSNARFVRNCIEKSIRKQNARLAKAAVFQLEELNLLRKEDL
- a CDS encoding c-type cytochrome encodes the protein MNQSLRGMLVAAVPATLGILFGIGVIVYGLDHGHKSEEAAAQAGGDKKQQQAAGTQQTSGQSSQASGQSASGDAEIKKLVETNCAACHGADLKGAFGPSLVEAAKKYDEKQIVEILKSGKGSMPAGRAAGKEEAVAKYIKSLAK
- a CDS encoding Ger(x)C family spore germination protein, with amino-acid sequence MPKRIRQAVCCVLLLIVLATTGCWDRTEINDLAFVMGSALDLTEDGKVLGTFQIALPNAVGIGPSGEQAGGGQQRSVFIVSATGRNVHDLERKVQEKLSRRLYKGHRRVIFIGERLAKRGIGDLLDQFSRDPTSRLRTQILVAKGRQGQEMLQVQYPFERIPSEAVRELERTGVGVEVTIRDFLIMASGEGIQPVMAAMESVSVPDIKGPAGNGGQAGEGQLEERGRQERQTIRLWGMAIFKDFKLAGYLNDEETRGWMWVTGKLQRGVITAYVPEGGGNVSVDLTKAEREIKPEINGNRVKIRLRVEGEGVIHENDTNLDLSEPQNVKIAEKALKKSIEQRVRRAIAKAQQDYQADIFGFGEQVQRTHPKTWKSLKEQWKQRFPETEVEILADFSVIRTGMSGAPLHLQEKEVKKQ
- a CDS encoding GerAB/ArcD/ProY family transporter, translating into MRVEEKITSGQLGMLLIPLVMATAILSLPAVMGAVAKQDAWLAAIPASATGIWSVLVLAELGRRYPGMTIIEYSSRIIGGWAAKLLNVYLVYIYYLFVIVIAREHTDFIETVALPRTPVVVEAGVFLVLCGITVYVGIESIGRCCQFLVPFFVLFLIPFFVLSLPNMEFDRLQPFLGNGVLPVLKAAIVPSGWLGEVFVLAFLLPYLDRRSDGRKVSLLAIGIMVLIMIFINLQTITVLGDITSKHNYPFFEVIRYISIAEFIERIDPIIVAAWTMGIFLKEAAFLFVFCVCVKQLFRLSDYRTVVIPLTLLLIIGERWTSDNTADMKQFLTLTFPGAALFTFNLIPSLLLLIDSVKRKKSRGDKSMKHPYHPCVDSEVRR
- a CDS encoding sporulation protein, giving the protein MLNNSMAELGCDRPETILKLHRNMIPAGETLTGSFQFWREMVERTDKAIDVDFVMRAQLKDEVIEQKIDEFQTHPPLMFEDTLIVEFPFAYRLPKWLPVSTHAIRYYLRPQIFRDAAMNERCDEYAGLEAIIIQPNREQARLMQALSELGFQEKLDSRFWNGRVQEFDFVAGKGRNRGVQELTVLFHPDNDRVQVSLQIDERETVRFLLTNEQDVTASLRKSLQLD
- a CDS encoding spore germination protein, whose translation is MSQFFKRRRNKPVGQTWLEVPVADLQGEPIRSDLLQNETILKQVFHNCSDVVFRPLHIHGQIKALLVFVDGLVDMKHLDEVVLKPMMFEGLPQGLGHLERMGKILEHQVVAVAQTQTVDRLSDVVQSILKGDIAILADGENSALIASIKTWEKRSIEEPPAESVIRGPREGFTENIRTNTSLLRRRLRTARLKLEALSLGELSKTDVIIAYIEGIAADSIVREVRKRVGRIRIDGVLESGYIEELIEDLPFSPFPQVLHTERPDVVAANLLEGKVAILVDTTPFVLIVPTFFWEALNANEDYYERFLIAAAIRWVRYIFLFVAMLFPSLYVAITTFHQEMLPTNLLLTIAASREPSPFPAFVEALIMEITFEALREAGLRLPRQVGQAISIVGALVIGQAAVQAGIVSAPMVIIVSITGIASFTMPRYNFAIAIRILRFPLIFLAGTLGLYGVTIGVLAILIHLTSLRSFGVPYFAPVAPLTVRNLKDVGVRAPWWRMNRRPSMTVFHNQMRVPRGQKPGPKRGKRTE
- the greA gene encoding transcription elongation factor GreA, which produces MSDNKFYVTQEGLRKLEEELEYLKTTKRAEVKERLKIARSYGDLSENSEYEAAKDEQGMVESRILMLENQLRNAVLIRDEDKVSGVVTIGSTVTIREVPDGEEEVYTIVGPAESDPLEGRISNESPIGKSLLGRQKGEKVVVPAPSGEMTFEILKVE